In Acaryochloris marina S15, a single genomic region encodes these proteins:
- a CDS encoding phosphoadenylyl-sulfate reductase codes for MIQAINTVDTTVDIPSALTKLPQDNPQEILDFALKKFDNIAIAFSGAEDVVLIDMAAKIRPDVSVFCLDTGRLHPETYRFIEQVRKRYKLHIELLFPDPAQVEALVREKGLFSFYKDGHKECCSIRKVRPLRRKLSSLDAWITGQRQDQSQTRSNLPVMQVDTAFSNDDHTLIKFNPLSNWTSNQVWEYIDKNEVPFNPLHSQGFVSIGCAPCTRSTLPHQHERQGRWWWENPDDKECGLHASNATQK; via the coding sequence ATGATTCAAGCGATCAATACTGTCGATACCACTGTTGATATTCCTAGCGCACTCACGAAGCTGCCTCAGGATAATCCTCAAGAAATCCTCGACTTTGCACTCAAAAAGTTCGACAACATTGCCATTGCTTTTAGTGGTGCAGAAGACGTGGTTCTGATTGATATGGCTGCTAAGATTCGGCCAGATGTGAGTGTGTTCTGTCTGGATACTGGACGTTTACACCCTGAGACTTACCGGTTTATTGAGCAGGTCAGAAAGCGCTATAAACTCCATATTGAGCTGCTGTTTCCTGACCCTGCTCAAGTAGAAGCACTCGTTCGCGAAAAAGGGCTGTTTAGCTTCTATAAAGACGGTCATAAGGAGTGCTGCAGTATTCGCAAGGTTCGTCCTTTACGTCGAAAGTTGTCGTCTCTTGATGCTTGGATTACAGGGCAGCGTCAGGATCAAAGTCAGACCCGTTCTAATTTACCGGTCATGCAAGTGGATACCGCCTTCTCCAACGATGACCACACCTTAATTAAGTTCAACCCGCTATCCAACTGGACCTCAAATCAGGTATGGGAATACATCGATAAGAATGAGGTGCCGTTCAATCCCTTGCACTCCCAGGGCTTTGTGAGTATTGGTTGTGCCCCTTGCACCCGATCCACCTTGCCTCACCAGCATGAACGCCAAGGCCGCTGGTGGTGGGAAAATCCTGATGACAAGGAATGTGGTTTACACGCTAGTAATGCGACCCAAAAGTAA